One part of the Humulus lupulus chromosome 9, drHumLupu1.1, whole genome shotgun sequence genome encodes these proteins:
- the LOC133802505 gene encoding protein JINGUBANG-like, with translation MLFSKKNVLQHREYISCIAYNHDDKLLYTGSWDKTVKAWKINEKRCVDSFVAHGGHINAIVINHEDGCVFTCSSDCSVKIWRRVFGESSHILTMTLKFQLSPVNTLALSLSPGICLLYSGSSDGIINFWEKENTSGRYNHGGFMQGHHFAVLCLVAIGELVFSGSGDATIRVWRREGNCFHSCLAVIEGHHGPVRCLAVSRNRERSRGIVGL, from the coding sequence ATGTTGTTCTCCAAAAAGAATGTTCTACAACACAGGGAGTACATATCTTGCATAGCTTATAACCACGATGACAAGCTTTTATATACAGGGTCTTGGGACAAAACAGTCAAAGCTTGGAAGATCAATGAAAAGCGTTGTGTTGACTCGTTTGTGGCTCATGGAGGTCATATAAATGCGATCGTTATAAACCATGAAGATGGGTGTGTTTTCACTTGCTCATCTGACTGCTCGGTGAAAATCTGGAGAAGGGTTTTTGGAGAAAGTTCTCATATTTTGACAATGACTCTTAAGTTCCAACTTTCTCCTGTTAACACTTTGGCTTTGAGCTTGTCACCAGGGATTTGTCTTCTATACTCTGGTTCCTCAGATGGAATCATAAACTTTTGGGAAAAAGAGAATACCTCAGGGAGATACAACCATGGAGGCTTTATGCAAGGTCATCATTTTGCTGTTCTCTGTCTGGTTGCCATAGGAGAGTTGGTCTTTAGTGGCTCTGGGGATGCGACTATTCGAGTTTGGAGAAGAGAAGGGAATTGCTTCCATTCTTGTCTTGCAGTCATTGAAGGTCACCATGGACCAGTGAGATGTTTGGCAGTCTCTAGAAACAGAGAGCGGAGTAGAGGGATTGTTGGTTTATAG
- the LOC133802504 gene encoding putative pentatricopeptide repeat-containing protein At1g10330 — MRYSPESLLQLLQRFPKHQNQVQQIHSLLIINGHLLLSKTNHHYNSKWKSTLLYNALIRAHLSFGQTHKSLILFTQMLSHQTQPNSHTFPSLVKAAALCSLPCMGKALHAQASKQGILQDPFVQTSFVSFYAGYGELSDACKVFGEMSEPCIVGCNAMIDAFCKNGDMDSAIFLFERMPERDVVSWTSVVNGFRINQQFNKAIQFFKKMINCSVKPNEATYVSLFSSCSTLNGWGALYLGKQIHGHVIRNEVQLSVYMGTALIDFYGKSGLLNAATNMFDQMTVKKICTWNAMISALSSNGQAIKALDLFENLKKEGLKPNCVTFVTILTACGRGKFVEYGLKLFRSMSHDFGVEPVMEHYGCVTDLLGKAGLLREATMFVKSMPFEPDASVLGALFGAYTIHGISELENEVQKELLGMQPQHSEPYINLSNINANMQKWDHAAGFRKMMLHACIQKVPAFSVIA; from the coding sequence ATGCGATATTCACCAGAGAGTTTGCTGCAACTCCTCCAACGCTTCCCTAAACACCAAAACCAAGTTCAACAAATTCACTCTCTCCTTATCATAAATGgtcatcttcttctctctaaaaCTAACCATCACTATAATTCAAAATGGAAAAGCACTCTTCTTTACAATGCTTTGATCAGAGCCCATTTGAGTTTTGGACAAACTCACAAGTCCTTGATCCTCTTCACCCAAATGCTTTCCCACCAAACTCAACCCAACAGCCACACTTTCCCTTCACTTGTCAAAGCTGCTGCTTTATGTTCCTTGCCTTGTATGGGAAAAGCACTCCATGCCCAAGCTTCCAAGCAAGGCATTCTTCAAGACCCATTTGTACAGACATCGTTTGTGAGTTTTTATGCAGGGTACGGTGAACTAAGTGATGCCTGCAAGGTGTTTGGGGAGATGTCTGAACCGTGTATTGTTGGGTGCAATGCGATGATTGATGCTTTTTGCAAGAATGGGGATATGGATTCTGCTATTTTCCTCTTTGAACGCATGCCTGAACGAGATGTGGTTTCGTGGACGAGTGTTGTTAATGGGTTTCGAATTAATCAGCAGTTTAACAAGGCAATTCAATTTTTTAAGAAGATGATTAATTGTTCGGTGAAACCAAATGAAGCTACATATGTTAGTTTGTTCTCTTCATGCTCTACCTTGAATGGTTGGGGAGCTCTTTATCTGGGAAAGCAAATACATGGTCATGTAATTAGGAATGAGGTTCAATTGTCTGTGTACATGGGAACTGCACTGATAGATTTTTATGGCAAGAGTGGTTTACTTAATGCTGCAACTAATATGTTTGATCAAATGACAGTTAAGAAGATTTGCACTTGGAATGCAATGATTTCTGCTCTTTCTTCCAATGGTCAAGCGATAAAAGCTTTGGACTTGTTTGAAAATTTGAAGAAGGAAGGATTGAAACCGAATTGTGTAACTTTTGTTACAATTCTTACAGCCTGTGGTCGAGGTAAATTTGTGGAGTATGGTTTGAAGTTGTTTAGATCAATGTCACATGACTTTGGAGTTGAGCCAGTTATGGAACATTATGGATGCGTTACTGATCTCTTGGGAAAAGCAGGACTTTTGAGGGAGGCAACTATGTTTGTAAAGAGTATGCCTTTTGAACCAGATGCTTCTGTTTTGGGGGCTCTTTTTGGAGCTTATACTATCCATGGAATCAGTGAGTTGGAAAATGAAGTACAAAAAGAATTGCTTGGTATGCAGCCACAACATTCTGAACCATACATAAATTTGTCAAATATAAATGCCAATATGCAGAAATGGGATCATGCTGCTGGTTTTAGAAAAATGATGTTACATGCTTGCATACAGAAAGTGCCAGCATTTAGTGTGATTGcttga